The Sulfolobus sp. A20 genomic interval TCAAGACTGATACCATTGCGTCAACATCAAAATCTAATAGAATAGTCCCAGTTACTGCAATGTATTTCCCTTCTGAAAAAGCACCTATTCCGGATACCTTTTTACCATTTATTTCTACGTCATTTTTAGGTCTGAAATTTGCCTTAATTTTAAGCTTATCTAAAGTCCTTATTACACCGTCTGCACATCTTCTCATGGCAACATCTGGGGTTTCTCCTAAAATTGACTTTTCAGCATAGATTTCCCAGCCTAATTGCCATGGTCCCATTACTATAGCTCCCCCACCAGTGGGTCTTCTCCCTACTTCCCATCCCCTCTTCTTTACTTCTTCCAAATTCACCTCCTGCTCTACCGCTTGATGATAGCCTATTAGCACCGCAGGGGGATCAAATATAACAAATCTTAAAATGGGTTTTTCATGAATAGAGAGTGAAGTTAATAGAGCTTCTTCTCCAGCTAATATATAAGCTTGGCTATTTCTCTCAATTAGAAACCTAAATTCTTTCATTTAGGTTAGTTTTAATTAACTTAATATAAAAACTTATCTTTAAAAAACATTCAAATGTGTTTAGGCGTTAAAAAATAGATTTAAAGCCACGAGATAGTATAATAAAATATGTCATCAAATGTTAATGAAGAGGAGTTAATTAAGGAAATTCTCCTTAAATATAAAAATATAGCAACCATAGGGTTCTCAAAAGATCCATCTAAACCAGCTTTTCAAGTTCCAAAATTTTTAATGGAACATGGTTATAATGTAATACCAGTAAATCCTTCAACTAATGAGATCTTAGGTAAGAAATCTTATCCATCGATCCTTGACGTACCAGATAAGGTCGAGGTAGTAGAAATCTTTAGACCTTCTAGTGAAATACCAAAAATTGTTGATCAAATTTTAGAAAGGGTGAAGAGAGTAGGAGATGTAAAAGTTATCTGGATGCAGGAAGGGATAAGACATGATGAGAGTGCTGAAAAGGCTAGAAAAATGGGGTTAATAGTCATTCAAGATAGATGTATGTACAAGGAATATATGAAAAAAATACAGAGAGTATAAATAATCCTCCTCCAGAATCATCGTTAAATAATAGTTAAAGTTTTAATAGTAGAAAATAAAAATATAATTTGATGAGCATAGATACACAAGAAGAGGAAAAAGAAATTATAATAGGATCTCCAGACAGTAAAGAAATAGTAAGGTGTTGCTATAAGATATCAGATACTGACGTAGATTGCTTATTTAAACTAATTGAGATAAATAAACCAATATCCGCTGAAGAATTTGCTTCATTAATGAAGTTGAGTAAAACTACAATCGAGAATAGTCTAAAGAAGTTGATTGAGTTAGGATTAGTTGTTAGAACCAAGATTGCTGATGATACTAAAAGAATAGGAAGACCAAAATATGTTTATAGCGTCATACAAGACGTAAGGAACAAAATAAAACAAGATCTTAAAAACTGTGCCACAAGAATCTTATCAACAGCTTCCGGTTAGTTCCACTTTTTTATTGGGCTTATCCATTGACGATTTTTCCTTTTTAATATGCATCGAAAATATACCATTAGCTTGCTTATCTTCTAGTACTTGGCAATTCATCAACTTCATCGCCTCTAGAATCATTTCCCTGCATTTTGGATCCTTATATCTTATTTTTAGCTCTCCACTATCCATTTTCATTAACTTTGCAACTACCTTCATAAAGGGTTCGGGACATTCTAATGAAGTTAGGTCTAGTTCTTCGACCATGATAAGTAGAGTTAAACGTTATAAATATAAAAATTTATTTCTTAACTACAATGAAAGTTATCTGCCCAGTTTGTAATAGATTATTTGAGGCTGAGTGCACACCATATAAACAAGAGTATAATAAGATCACGTATTATTTTGATACGGAAATATGTATGCTAGCCTTCATGAAAGAGCCAGATAGATTTGTATATAATTGTAAAAGTGAAAAATAATTAAAAACATCTTATTTCTTTAATTCCTGCGGTATTACGGACGAGAATATATCAGCACAGTATTTGAAGTCACTAGAGATTTTTTCAGATATCTTATCGGGATCCATCGGCTTATAAATATACCTAGGTCTTCCACCCTTAGATGAAGAATCCTTCACTCTCTCCACGAAGCCCAGTGACACAAGTTTATTTACTGATCTGTTTATGGATGCTTTGCTTAAATGGAGCATTTCTGCTAGCTGATCTTCAGTCTTTGCACCACTGTTTAGTAAAGTCTTTAGAACTTGGAAGTCTGTATCTGAGATATCATAGCAAAAACTTAATGCATCTACTAATCCTACTTCCTTCCCAGATGGAAGTCTTACTCTTATATTCTCTACTTGCATATGAATATATCAGTAAAAACGTATATATAAATCTTTCCTTATTTTAGCAAAAAAAGTTAACGTGATTTTTGCAAAACTAACCCCATACACCTTTATTTATATCATCTATTTTAGTAGCTAAAGCTATTTGAAAATATCTAAAGACTTCTATAACAAACTTAATACTGTTCTCGTCATCTAACTGCTGGATTTTATTAATTAGATCACTTATAAATCTACTCATATCATTGTAAGTAGACTTCTCCATCTCATATTGGTTTAAATCTAAAATTTTCCTAATTTCTTCTTTACTTTTAGCTTGTTTTAGCCTCTCATACATCTTTAATACCACACCTTTACCTTCCTTTCCAAATAGAGCATCTTGAGGATTTCTTAACCATCTAGCATAGGTGCTAGCAATTTTCTTAGCTTCATTCTCAATTGACATAACAAAACATATGTTTACGAAAATAAAAACTTAATTGTGTCATTTCTAAATTTATTAAACAATTATTACTGCAAGATCTTTAACCTTTTAAGCGAAAAATAAGCCTTCAATAAATCTTCAGAATAAATAAAAGGTGAATATTTCGAACAATCCCTATTTCTCTTCACGCATACTATTTTAATTCTAGAATCATAAAATCTAGCCGATAACAGATCTAATGGAGAAGAGCAGATAGTAACAACATCTAAGGGATCCCATTTCGTTAGACTAAATAATAATTTATATGGTTCAGGGGATGGCTTAGTTTTTCCTTGATTATAAATCACATACTTAGGTTCTAAACGGATACGAGATATAACATCTTCTGTAGTAAACTTATCATAGGGGGAAAGAATAGCCATATCATAAATTGACAAATACTTATTAACCTCTGACCAATCCTTATTTACGCTATAAGAAACTGGCAAGGTCGATAAGCTCATACCTTTATACTGATTGTATAGATGATCTGTTAAATCTATGTCTAAAATAACACCGTCCAACCAAATAGCTAGATTTACCATTAATAAAGTTTGATTAAATAAAGTTTATAAGCTTAAATATATTTAAAAATAATTATGAAGGTTCTAGGTTTCAATTTCCCAGATGATCTATTATACGATACAGAGAAGCACGTCTGGATTAGGATCGAGAACGATAATGTTATAAGTATAGGTATAACGGATCTAGGTCAATATATGGCGGGAAAGATATTTCAAGTAACTGTGAAGAATAAAGGCGAAAAGATTAGTAGCAGAACTATAATATTTTCCTTGGAAAGCGCTAAATGGGTAGGGAAAATTAGATTGCCAATAGAAGGAGAAGTACTTGACGTTAATGATAAGGTAATAAAGGATCCCTCATTACTTAACCAAAGCCCTTATGATAATTGGATAGTTAAAGTAAAGGTAGATGATGTATCTACGGTTAAAAACAAGTTCAAAACAATAAATGAAGCATACAAACAGTTCGAAGAAGAGGCTAAGAGAATTGCCAGATGATAAAGATAAGTTACTTAAAGCATTAGATAAATTTGATAGATTTCACATATATCTCGCAGGCATAAGGGAAAACTGCCTATTACTAGTGTCAGATGTTGAATTGCCTAAGGAGATAGAAGTAGATGGGCAAGTATTTACAATACTTCATTATAAGCCTGAGGAGTATTTACAAGAGGTGATAAAGAGAGAGGAGGAATTGTTTAGACGATATAAAGTCTACTATTTTGTGAAATCTTACATGAGAAGAATTTTAGATACGTTAGCATATGCAGAAGTAGAGAGGATGAGCTTGGATAATGACACTTTTAATCCCTAGACCAATTATTTTTTAATGATGAGTAAAACACTAGGGAGATTAATGATATCAAACCAACAAAAATCCACAGATATGTATAAGAGAATATTTCAATAAATAATGGAGACACTAAAGAAGCCAATATTCCGCTTGATTGCCAAAATAAGTTTGATATACCGGTTACACTACCTGACTTCTCCTTACCCCCTTCCAAAGCTAATATAGTAGAGTTAGCTGGTGTTATCATGAACCTGAAGAATCCTATACATATGGCAATCAATCCAAGGTAAATTATGTTAAACGTTATAGAAATCATTACTATAGAGAAGCTATAAAATATGATAGAAAATACTACTGTCTTCTTAAGACCTATTTTATTTATTAAGTATCCAGATAAAATAGTAGATAAAATTCCTGCTAATGCCGTAAATGAGTATACTAATCCTGACAGATAAGCGTTTCTTATAACATCTAACAAATACTTGTAAAGATATAATACAAGAATCCAATATGAGAGGAAGAATAAAAATCCACCTATTGCGATAAAAATTATACTCTTATTAGATATTAGCGTTTTAATCTCTATTCTTTGCGAGTGGACTTTTATAGAAGGCAAAAAGAATGCTGATAGGATAGCCAGAGTAATCGATAATATAGCTATAAAGTAAAAAGGGGTTCCCCAACTAAATCTTAAAGCTAAGAAAGTGATTATAATGCCAGATGCTACAATCGATGTAGGCCATGCCAGACTATATATGCTCATAGCAAGAGGCAAATCTTTACCGGAAAAGGTATTGCTCAAAATTTTGATCGTTATTGGATAAATCCATCCTGAGGAAAAACCCATGAAGAAACTTGTTATATATTCAATCATAAGAGAGACATAATAAGCTGAGACTACAGATGTTATTGTAATTCCAACTAAGGAGAGGACTATCAGCGACTTAGCTGATAAATAGTCTGACAGTATTCCAGCCGGTAATTGAGCTAGAATATATCCCGTGAAGAATAGGGCAAAAATTATGCTATTCGAAATTAGTGAGGATTTGAACGGAGAGAGCGGTGCAATTATTGACCAAGAGACTCTAGAAAAGTATGATAAAAAGAAAGATGTAGATGATAAGAGTATGATTGTCTTACCTTTCATAATCTTAGATATAACATTTAAACAAAAATAGATAACTATACATAGTGAGGAAGAGGTAAGATGAATTGAATTTTTACTAATTATAAATTAATATATGAATAACATTTGTACATATTTGTGTGTAAATGTATATGTGAATATATATGGCTTTTTTAAGCAACTAAGTTAAATCTATAGATGGTGGAAACAAAAATGGCGGAAAAAGTCAGGTTCCCTGATGGGAGAGAAGTAGAGGTAGACGACTTTATAGCTTTCATGTATGGACTCTCCAAGAGCGACATAGAAGTTCTACACGTGTTATTAGCTAATGGCAAAATGACAACTGATGAGCTGGCTGAGAAATTAAATGTAACAAAAGCTTCGATAAGCAAAGCACTAAATAATTTATTAGACAAGGGATTAATTGAGAGAGAGAAAGCTATTAGTGATAAAGAGGAAAAGAAAGGCAGACCAAACTACATCTATTGGGTAGAAAAGGAAAGATTATACAGAAAACTAGAATCAGATCTAGAAAAATTAGCCGGTGCGATGAAACAAACCTTGCAGAAGACTGCAGCATTAGAAATAGTAATTTAAAATTTTTCTAAAAATAACGCCTTTATTGAACTTCTTTAAATTAAATATGTACCTTTTATGACGTTTACTGTTGAGTATTCTGATTTTCCGTTTTCTCTTCTGACTTCTCTTCAGTCTGCTTTTTCTCCTCTTTTTTAGTTTCTTTCTTTGGCTTCTTAATCCTCTCTACACCTATTTCAAAGAAATATTTGACGCCATTTCCCTCACATTGCTTCGTGATCAAATTCTCTGACCTATTTAAAGGTGTACATTTAACGTCAGCTTCTTTAACTAATTCATCAATAAATTTCCTCGCATTAATTAATTCTCTGAAGTTCCTTTCTATTGTTATAGTATCTTTACCAGTTCTCTCAACTTTTGCCTTCAAATGATATTTCACGACTTTCATGGTAAAAGATGAATTCGTATAAGCTTATAAATCTGATTTCCTATATTGTTCTGTGCTACCAGTTATCACTACAAGTGGGATTGTATCTCTAGTTGTAGCATTTCTATTAGGACTACTAATAGGTCTTCTAGTAAGAAAAGTTATAGCAGTAGGTCTTATACTACTAGCAATAGTACTTATCCTCTTAGCTGTTGGATACATAACACCAAACCAAATTGTTACATTCCTACATAGCGTAAGTAGCCAATTGCCATCTATCTTATCAAAGGCAAACGCATTGAAAGGAATAATTCCCTACGATTCACTAGTATTCATAATTGGCTTCGTAATAGGTATAATAAAAGGATGACTACTTTAGAATATTAATAATATCTTGAAGTTTTTGCCTTAATTCGTCAATCTCCTTTTTTAGCATCTCGTTCTCTTGAACTATTCCTTTATACCTTTTTTCACACTCCTCCTCTGGAATATATCTTGTAATCCTTACGTTAGTAAAAGTGAGTTTATTAGCTTGTTCGTCGTATTCAGCATCAACCAGTATTCTAATAACGTCGAGCTTACCTAGCCTCATTTCTTCAACGATTTTATGATATAATTGTTTATTTAACTCACTTACATCCCTAACAATAACATCTTTCGGAGCTACTCTACTGAATGCTACTAAAGCAACTCTTCTTAACTTATCAGCATATCTCGCAGCTATAATTAGCCCGGTACTTAATTCAAACTTGTTTTTACCTAAAGCTGAAATCCTGCTCTGAGTATGTTCATATTCTTCCGCTCTCTCAATATCACGATTAAAATCTTCTGTCATACATTTACTATTTATAGTAATTAGAAATATAAACCTTTCACATATTCTTTACGTTTTCAAAAACATGCCATTCAGAAAGAGAGCCATTGAGATAAATGTGATGGATACTCAGTTCCTCCACGCGTTAAAAAGGCTTGCCCTCTTTTATCAAGTTTTAAATAATTTCTCATGGGAATTCACGTAAAATTTAGACTATATCCCTAATAACATCGACAATGATAAAACTTTAAGAATAGAGTTTTTAATAATTATCCAAACTAAGAGAGCTTTTAAAACATCATGTGTATTTTGCCTTAAATATTCATTATAACCTTAAGACGATGTTACTGTAACTGATCCATCTTCATTTATATCAACTTTTTTGATATTCTTATTCTCCTGCAGCAGTTTAGACGGCTTAACACAACTAATACCCAGTTCGTTACATATTCCCTCAACTATTTTGTCTAAACTCCATAATGATAAGGGCGATTTAAGTTTTCTAATGAGTACTATGTCAGAAAGTTCATTGCATATGTTGATGGAAAGTCTTGTGCATGTTTCCTTAATTTCCTCTATTTTAATTGGTATATTGCCATTTGACTCACAAGATTTCCACTGAACTAAATTCCTTAATGCTCTAAATGAGTTTTCCACCGTAGAAATCTCGTCTCGACGTATAAAAGCTGTTATCGACAGAGACAAGAAGGGAAGAATTGCCTTTCTTATCCTTTCACAAGTGAACTTTGAAAGATTAAATCTTATATTAAATGGAAACTCTCCACATATAACATTTGAGTCGTAAAGAGCATAATAACATATTGGGTCTCCTTCTTCGCATATTCGCTTGAAATTGTACTCAGATAATACTATAGGAGAATATCCGAAACTAGCTAACTCGACTAAAACGCTTTTATCGTTTGAAAGAGCCAAAATATTAATATCAGATATTCCTTCGACAAAATCCTCTTCCCTAGTATAAGAGCCGAAGAATGCTAGAACCTTAACCTTCTTACAAATTTCTAATAATTCACTCACAAAAATCTCCTTAGACGGAAAATTATTATAATTACTGCTAAGCATCAGATGGTTTAAAACTTAAACTAAGAGGAGAAGCTTTACAGAATAAGAAATCTTTACCATTTATGACAGGAAGGAAGTCAGTATATCGCTAGTCAAAAATTTTTAAAATCTATTAAAAATACTGGAATAATGTTTGTTTTCAGAAGTTTCATAAGCATCTCGTAGATTAGGTTTTTTAAAGCGGAAGATAAATATTAAAACATGCCAAGTAAGTTTTTATATAAGAATACTGAATTATACTACTATCCTCTAAAAGAATTGGAGGAAAAAGGATATAAGATTAGCGATCTACCTTATTCAATAAGAATATTAATAGAGAACGTTTACAGAAATCTAGACGGAAACAAGATAACTCAAGAAGATTTAGATGCAATAGCTAATTGGAAAGTAGGAAAAGAATTCGCCTTTATGCCTACTAGAGTTGTGATGCAAGATTACACTGGAGTTCCCTTGTTAGTTGATTTAGCAGCTATGAGGGATATAGTCAGAAAAATAGGAAAAGATCCAAAGATTATAAATCCCGTAATACCTGCTGACTTAGTTATAGATCACTCAATCCAAGTGGACTACTTTGGAACGATTTATTCATTAGATTTTAACATGAAGAAAGAATTCGAGAGAAACTATGAAAGATATCAATTTCTAAAGTGGGCACAAGGCTCTTTTAGAAATTTAAGAATTGTCCCACCTGGAAAAGGTATAATCCATCAAGTGAATTTAGAGTATCTAAGTACGGTAGTCACTAAGTCTGAGGTCAAAGGCGTTTTAACGGCATATCCAGAGGTAATTATAGGAACAGATTCTCACACTACTATGATAGAGGGTTTAGGAATCTTAGGTTGGGGAGTAGGAGGATTAGAAGCAGAATCTGTTCTCCTAGGCGAGCCATATTACATGAACGTACCAGAAGTAATCGGAGTGAGATTAACTGGTGAGATTCAAGAAGGAGTTACTCCGACAGACGTCGTATTGTATATTACGGAATTACTTAGAAAGAAGAATGTTGTAAATAAGTTTGTAGAGTTCTTTGGACCATCATTATCACTTCTATCAGTACCTGATAGAGCAACAATAGCAAACATGGCTCCAGAGTACGGAGCTACTGCAGCTTACTTCCCCATAGATGATGAAACCATAAAGTATCTAAAATTAACTAATAGAGATGGTGATTTCGTTAAAACATATGCCGAATTACAAGGATTATTTTACAATAACATGTTAAAAGTTAGATATTCTGATGTTGTTGAAGTAGATTTAAGTAAAATTGAACCTTCAATAGCAGGACCGAGAAACCCAGATGAGAGAATAGCATTGAAAGATGCTCCTAACAAGTTGAAAGTTAAAGAAAAGAAGAAAGGTAGGTTCATAGAAGACAATAATGTAGTATTAGCCGCTATAACGAGCTGTACAAATACTTCAAATCCTACTGTCATGTTAGGAGCTGGAATCTTAGCTAAAAAGGCTGTAGAGCTTGGGTTAAGAGTTCCTTCGTACGTAAAGACAAGTACTGCCCCAGGCTCTCCGATTGTTGCAGAATATTTAAAGGAGACTGGATTGTTACCATACTTAGAGGCTTTAGGCTTTCACATTGTAGGATTTGGATGTACTACTTGCATAGGAAACGCTGGACCATTACCTAAGCACATTGAAGACGATATCAAAAACAATGGAATAGAGGCTTATTCAGTGATCAGCGGGAATAGAAACTTTGAAGGGAGAATAAATCCACTATTAAAAGGAACTTTCCTAGCCTCACCAATCCTAGTAGTTGCTTATGCTTTAGCTGGAAGAATTGATATTGACTTCTATAACGAGCCAATAGGCTATGATCCAAATGGCAAACCAGTTTATTTAAGGGATATTTGGCCAACTATGAAGGAAATTAAGACTTACATGAATTTAGCCTTAAACCCAGAAATTTATAAGAAAAGATCTAACATATTTGAAGGAAATGAGTTATGGAACTCACTAAAGGCTCCACAAGGAGATGTTTATAATTGGGATGAGAAATCAACATATATTAGATTACCACCATGGTTCGCTGAAAAGGAAGAAGAATTGAATGATGTGATTAACGCTAGGATTCTTCTCCTTCTAGGAGATAAAGTAACTACAGACCACATTTCACCAGCAGGTCCTATAACGCCAGATTCTCCAGCTGGACAATACCTTAAATCATTAGGGGCTTCTGAGTTAAACACCTATGGTGCTAGAAGGGGAAATCATGAGGTAATGCTAAGAGGAGGGTTCTTTAACCCAAAGCTTAAGAACCTATTAGTAGATAAAGAAGGAGGTTATACAAAGCATTTACCTGAAGGTAAAGTAATGAGTGTATATGAGGCAGCAATGCAATATAAGAAAGAGGGAGTACCACTGGTAATTGTAGCAGGTAAACAATATGGAAGCGGGAGTTCAAGAGATTGGGCTGCAAAGGTTACTAAGCTTTTAGGCGTTAAAGCAGTATTAGCGGAGAGCTTTGAGAGAATACACAGAAGTAATCTAGTTTCTATGGGAGTTATACCAATTGAGATTCAAGATTGGAGAAAGCTTGGAATAAAGGGAGATGAGACTGTAAATATATACGGATTAAAAGATCTAACTCCGAAGAAGGAAGTCACTATTGAATTTATAAGAGATAATGGAGAAAAAATTGCTATAAAAGGTTTAGTGAGAGTTGATAATAACGCTGAATTATCTTATGTAAAGGAAGGAGGAATATTAAATTATGTGCTCAAAAGATTTTTAGAACATGATGAAAAGAGTTAGAATAAGAGGAATTTACTCTACTGCACTTACAGAAATTTTTTCATCACTTTTTTCCGTAGTGCAACAATCTTTTGAAATAGCTGAAAGGTTCATGCAAGAGATAAGAGAAGAACCAGCTGATATAACGATTAAAGATGGAGAGGATAAAGGAACGCTAATCATTATGAGTGATGACGATATCTATGAGGATATAGCTAATGTTTTCAAGAATTCGTTCATATGGAGGAGTCCAGTAAAATTGTATTCTGTCATAGAACCAAAAGAAGACTGCACTTACTTGGAATTTAAGGTCGAACCTTGTATCAATAAAGGTTTGGTCGTGAAAGTCCCGTACGGAGATAATAAGATTGGATTAAGTGAACCAAAGGTAGTTAGTAAGTATGCAATGTTATGGAGAGGAAAAGGTTATACAGTGTTTTCTGAGCACATAAGAGAAGACGAGGATAGGATTAGACTTTTACAGCTAAGTAAAAACCTTAATAAAAAAGGATATAACGTGAAGTGGAGGAGCAATGCTAGATTTGCAAACTTAGCTGAATTGAAAAATGATTTAGACAACTTATTACTGAGATACAACTCAGAAAATTTCGGAAATCAAGGTGAAGAATTTTATATTGTAAATATTTCTTTGACAGATAAATTATATCTAGACGATGTAAGGAAAAGGATAGTAAATACTGTTAAATTTCATCACATGTTAAAACTAAGCTATGGAAAAGAAGTTGATATCGTAGAGGAAAATGGTGGTAGTTTAGCAAAACTATTGGATGGATTAGTTAGTGAGTTCTTAAACATTGAGCATATAAAGGCTGATGGGAAAGTGTTATATCTAACTGGAGGTAGAGTCCTAGAGAAAAACATTGGAGAAAATGAGTACGTAATAAAGCTTAAACGAGATCTCAAAGAAGGTGGAGTACTTGATGGTATTAACGAGAAAATCACAAAGGGAACTTATGATATAGTTGAATATGACTCTGAGAAGTGGTATCAAATACATCGATATTTTAATAGTGAAAATAAATTAATTGGAACATATGTAAACATCTCTACTCCACCCGAGTTACTTAGAGGAAAAATAAGGTATCTAGATCTGGAGATTGATGTTGTGATTAAGGGTTCTGAGATAATCGTATTGGATGAGGATGAGCTAGAAAAAAAGAGCAAATTCATGCCCTCTTCATTAGTGTCTAAAGCTAAAGAAGTTTTAAACAATATAGTTAAAATGGCTAAAGAAAATAAATTAACTTAATGTTTTTAAAGAGTATAAAAAGACTTCCAATGTTGACTATTTTTTAATTTTAGGATTTAGTAAGTAAAATAGATTTAAAAAATGATTAAATTCATCAATGGGCTTTCGGACAAGAGTGAATTGAATTTTTCTATCTATTTTATAAAATATAAAAATGTAGATATTTAGATAAATATATAAAATATTTTAATTATAAAGACTGAATTACTATAAACACATAATAATATCATGTAGTATCTTTTTACCATTATCTATGCAAATTTATTGACGGTCTCTATTAAAAAGTTTTTAATTATATAGCAAAATATATAATGATAGATCAGCTATTTGTTCAAAAAAATCAACGATAAAAAAGAAACTATTAAATATCATAAAGAAGTATATATAAATATGAAATTAAACGGAATTGATATCTCATCGATCATCAGTTCCCAAACAGCCTACGTAGCTACAACATACGAGTTCATAGAAATCTTCGCTGAAGACTTCCCTACGTATATCTCTTTAGATGTAAATGGAAGAATTATTAGAAAACTAATTGTACTTTCTAGGCCTAGAATCAATTTCAGTTTCTATCCAAATTATAAGTATATTATAGAGAAGAGTAATTTTAATGATAACTATTCCTTACAATCACTTAAAGATGCCGAAAAGATATTAATATATATCAAGGCTACGAGAAAAAGTATGGGAAACGAGAAAGTAATGCAACCAATTATTAACTTTTTAGGATTAAAGAATGATAAACCTTCTAAACTCCTAGTAGTGAACGATATTCCAATCGTTACAACAAATAGAAAAGAAGAATTGATTTCACAAACAATAGAATTTATAAAACAAGAATTAGGTCTTGACATTTCCACATTGCCTACTATTGTAAATGCATCAGATTATAGAGAAATTAGGAAGAGAGGAAAAGTGAAAATAGTTGACGTTGATTACTA includes:
- a CDS encoding glycine cleavage system protein H is translated as MKVLGFNFPDDLLYDTEKHVWIRIENDNVISIGITDLGQYMAGKIFQVTVKNKGEKISSRTIIFSLESAKWVGKIRLPIEGEVLDVNDKVIKDPSLLNQSPYDNWIVKVKVDDVSTVKNKFKTINEAYKQFEEEAKRIAR
- a CDS encoding CoA-binding protein, producing MSSNVNEEELIKEILLKYKNIATIGFSKDPSKPAFQVPKFLMEHGYNVIPVNPSTNEILGKKSYPSILDVPDKVEVVEIFRPSSEIPKIVDQILERVKRVGDVKVIWMQEGIRHDESAEKARKMGLIVIQDRCMYKEYMKKIQRV
- a CDS encoding helix-turn-helix domain-containing protein codes for the protein MSIDTQEEEKEIIIGSPDSKEIVRCCYKISDTDVDCLFKLIEINKPISAEEFASLMKLSKTTIENSLKKLIELGLVVRTKIADDTKRIGRPKYVYSVIQDVRNKIKQDLKNCATRILSTASG
- the lrs14 gene encoding HTH-type transcriptional regulator Lrs14; translation: MQVENIRVRLPSGKEVGLVDALSFCYDISDTDFQVLKTLLNSGAKTEDQLAEMLHLSKASINRSVNKLVSLGFVERVKDSSSKGGRPRYIYKPMDPDKISEKISSDFKYCADIFSSVIPQELKK
- a CDS encoding sulfurtransferase TusA family protein codes for the protein MVEELDLTSLECPEPFMKVVAKLMKMDSGELKIRYKDPKCREMILEAMKLMNCQVLEDKQANGIFSMHIKKEKSSMDKPNKKVELTGSC
- a CDS encoding MFS transporter: MKGKTIILLSSTSFFLSYFSRVSWSIIAPLSPFKSSLISNSIIFALFFTGYILAQLPAGILSDYLSAKSLIVLSLVGITITSVVSAYYVSLMIEYITSFFMGFSSGWIYPITIKILSNTFSGKDLPLAMSIYSLAWPTSIVASGIIITFLALRFSWGTPFYFIAILSITLAILSAFFLPSIKVHSQRIEIKTLISNKSIIFIAIGGFLFFLSYWILVLYLYKYLLDVIRNAYLSGLVYSFTALAGILSTILSGYLINKIGLKKTVVFSIIFYSFSIVMISITFNIIYLGLIAICIGFFRFMITPANSTILALEGGKEKSGSVTGISNLFWQSSGILASLVSPLFIEIFSYTYLWIFVGLISLISLVFYSSLKNNWSRD
- a CDS encoding DUF2258 domain-containing protein, which encodes MTEDFNRDIERAEEYEHTQSRISALGKNKFELSTGLIIAARYADKLRRVALVAFSRVAPKDVIVRDVSELNKQLYHKIVEEMRLGKLDVIRILVDAEYDEQANKLTFTNVRITRYIPEEECEKRYKGIVQENEMLKKEIDELRQKLQDIINILK
- the acnA gene encoding aconitate hydratase AcnA, with amino-acid sequence MPSKFLYKNTELYYYPLKELEEKGYKISDLPYSIRILIENVYRNLDGNKITQEDLDAIANWKVGKEFAFMPTRVVMQDYTGVPLLVDLAAMRDIVRKIGKDPKIINPVIPADLVIDHSIQVDYFGTIYSLDFNMKKEFERNYERYQFLKWAQGSFRNLRIVPPGKGIIHQVNLEYLSTVVTKSEVKGVLTAYPEVIIGTDSHTTMIEGLGILGWGVGGLEAESVLLGEPYYMNVPEVIGVRLTGEIQEGVTPTDVVLYITELLRKKNVVNKFVEFFGPSLSLLSVPDRATIANMAPEYGATAAYFPIDDETIKYLKLTNRDGDFVKTYAELQGLFYNNMLKVRYSDVVEVDLSKIEPSIAGPRNPDERIALKDAPNKLKVKEKKKGRFIEDNNVVLAAITSCTNTSNPTVMLGAGILAKKAVELGLRVPSYVKTSTAPGSPIVAEYLKETGLLPYLEALGFHIVGFGCTTCIGNAGPLPKHIEDDIKNNGIEAYSVISGNRNFEGRINPLLKGTFLASPILVVAYALAGRIDIDFYNEPIGYDPNGKPVYLRDIWPTMKEIKTYMNLALNPEIYKKRSNIFEGNELWNSLKAPQGDVYNWDEKSTYIRLPPWFAEKEEELNDVINARILLLLGDKVTTDHISPAGPITPDSPAGQYLKSLGASELNTYGARRGNHEVMLRGGFFNPKLKNLLVDKEGGYTKHLPEGKVMSVYEAAMQYKKEGVPLVIVAGKQYGSGSSRDWAAKVTKLLGVKAVLAESFERIHRSNLVSMGVIPIEIQDWRKLGIKGDETVNIYGLKDLTPKKEVTIEFIRDNGEKIAIKGLVRVDNNAELSYVKEGGILNYVLKRFLEHDEKS
- a CDS encoding helix-turn-helix domain-containing protein, producing the protein MAEKVRFPDGREVEVDDFIAFMYGLSKSDIEVLHVLLANGKMTTDELAEKLNVTKASISKALNNLLDKGLIEREKAISDKEEKKGRPNYIYWVEKERLYRKLESDLEKLAGAMKQTLQKTAALEIVI